A genome region from Methanobacterium subterraneum includes the following:
- a CDS encoding cobalt-precorrin-8 methylmutase — translation MKPTFMGASTKQGYDIAARSREIVRSLIDEKTKDLTAEEKSIVERIVHSTADPEYADITCMSNDFVLRGLEAVSQGKDILTDISMVKAGINRYTGDVKCYINHEKTIELAGNTEVTRAAAAIEVAASEGFDGVVVIGNAPTALWKVMKMVETGSMNVSAVIGVPVGFVGAAESKKALEGTSIPHLVTQGPKGGTPVAVAAINSLINISKNQ, via the coding sequence ATGAAACCAACGTTCATGGGCGCATCTACAAAACAAGGTTATGATATTGCTGCTAGAAGTAGGGAGATTGTTCGGTCTCTCATTGATGAAAAAACCAAGGATCTGACAGCCGAGGAGAAATCTATCGTGGAAAGGATAGTGCACTCCACCGCCGACCCGGAGTATGCAGATATAACTTGCATGAGTAATGATTTTGTGTTGAGGGGTCTGGAAGCAGTTTCCCAGGGGAAAGACATCTTGACCGATATTAGCATGGTGAAAGCAGGTATCAACAGATATACTGGGGATGTTAAATGCTACATAAATCACGAAAAAACCATTGAACTGGCGGGAAACACGGAAGTAACCAGGGCTGCAGCAGCCATAGAAGTAGCAGCTAGTGAAGGTTTTGATGGAGTAGTGGTTATTGGAAACGCCCCTACTGCACTGTGGAAAGTCATGAAAATGGTTGAAACAGGATCAATGAATGTATCTGCAGTTATAGGTGTTCCGGTGGGATTTGTGGGCGCTGCAGAATCCAAAAAAGCATTGGAGGGAACATCCATCCCCCACCTGGTTACACAGGGCCCTAAAGGAGGAACTCCTGTGGCAGTAGCTGCAATAAATTCACTGATCAATATTTCAAAGAACCAATGA